One part of the Arachidicoccus terrestris genome encodes these proteins:
- a CDS encoding alpha/beta hydrolase — protein MQVKTTKRGFRFMLVFILLCHVFNTRAAIVDTISFHSRAMDRDMKTVVILPTDYKTNGKLPVAYLLHGYSGNYSDWIKKVPAIASYADRYKVILVCPDGGFAGWYFDSPIDKKSQYETFITGELLPWVDKHYPTFGARSKRAILGLSMGGHGALYLAIEHQDLFGAAGSMSGAVDITALAGSFDIAKLLGPYSAFPKRWEAHSVLYLTHKLVNDSLKIIIDCGSDDFLYQQNLALHKKLLYDKIDHDFITRPGAHTWDYWANSVQFELLFMHHFFELSKN, from the coding sequence ATGCAAGTTAAAACGACAAAAAGAGGTTTCAGGTTTATGCTGGTTTTTATACTCCTTTGCCATGTATTTAATACAAGAGCGGCTATTGTAGACACGATTTCTTTTCATAGCCGGGCGATGGACCGTGATATGAAAACGGTCGTTATCTTACCTACGGATTATAAAACCAATGGTAAATTACCAGTGGCCTATTTACTGCACGGTTATTCGGGCAACTATAGCGACTGGATCAAAAAGGTACCCGCAATTGCTTCCTATGCAGACCGGTATAAAGTGATCCTCGTATGTCCCGATGGGGGATTTGCCGGCTGGTATTTTGACAGCCCTATAGATAAGAAGAGCCAATATGAGACTTTTATTACCGGAGAACTGCTCCCGTGGGTAGATAAGCATTATCCGACTTTTGGCGCACGCTCAAAGCGGGCCATTCTCGGCCTGAGTATGGGTGGCCACGGTGCACTCTATCTGGCCATAGAACATCAGGATCTGTTCGGAGCAGCCGGCAGCATGAGCGGTGCCGTGGATATTACAGCGCTGGCCGGTTCCTTTGATATTGCGAAGTTACTGGGCCCCTACAGTGCGTTTCCGAAAAGATGGGAGGCCCATAGCGTTCTCTACCTGACACATAAACTAGTCAATGATTCCCTGAAGATCATCATTGACTGCGGCTCGGATGATTTTTTATATCAGCAGAATCTGGCGCTGCATAAGAAATTATTATACGATAAGATCGACCACGATTTTATTACCCGGCCCGGTGCACATACCTGGGACTACTGGGCGAACTCAGTCCAGTTTGAACTTTTATTTATGCATCATTTTTTTGAGCTTTCAAAAAATTAG
- a CDS encoding GH92 family glycosyl hydrolase: MNSNTTIFRYVLSVCYSGLMILTSLAPLCGQSGMASPAAYVNPMIGASTSVGEAGIYHGLGKTFPGATTPYGMVQVSPNTITGGDNGSGYSDEHTSIEGFAFTQMSGIGWYGDLGNFLVMPATGPLRTFAGTLENPSEGYRSLYDKASEKASAGYYSVFLEKYKVKAEMTAAPHSGIMRFTFPAGSHSRIQIDLARRVGGTASEAFVRVVDDHTIEGWMKCTPEGGGWGDGVGKADYTVYFYTKFSKPLRDYGVWTATIPDTASRKREAVTSAAYQRRVAAARVLAGQRSFTEKHIGFYTEFATGNQENVFMKTGISFVSQEGARENLMAEIKDWNFDRVHHQAVDRWNKALGKIMIQGGSREEKTVFYTALYHTMIDPRNITDVNGDYPGGDGRPHQAKGFTKRTIFSGWDVFRSQMPLQTIINPALVSDMINSLISLAEQTDSSYFPRWELFNAYTGCMIGNPAVSMIADAYSKGIRSYDLQKAYQYSLGTVRKFDNGPQGYTPGGLSISETLEYAYADWCLSVLAADLGKSADARLYANKAMDYKHIFDKEKHWFRPKNKDGSWQRWPENGRLTQNYGTIESNPYQQGWFVPQDVDGMVAMMGGPEKVKNDLTYMFEHTPENFMWNDYYNHANEPVHHVPFLFNRVGAPWLTQQWTRRICAGAYHNKVEGLVGNEDVGQMSAWYVLAAAGIHPVCPGDPRYEITSPVFSKIRFKLMAPYASGKNFTIIAKNNSEKNIYIQSAKLNGKPYNKCYLMHSDMAAGGTLELVMGDRPNKSWGAEP; the protein is encoded by the coding sequence ATGAATAGCAACACCACTATTTTCCGATATGTGCTCTCTGTATGCTACAGTGGGCTAATGATTTTAACAAGCCTGGCACCCTTATGCGGACAATCTGGAATGGCATCTCCGGCAGCCTATGTAAACCCGATGATCGGCGCCAGTACCAGTGTAGGAGAGGCGGGCATCTACCACGGCCTGGGTAAGACATTTCCCGGGGCTACTACCCCTTACGGGATGGTGCAGGTAAGCCCCAACACGATTACCGGCGGCGATAACGGATCAGGATATAGTGATGAACATACAAGTATTGAGGGATTTGCCTTTACGCAGATGAGTGGCATTGGTTGGTACGGGGATTTGGGTAATTTCCTGGTGATGCCTGCTACGGGGCCTTTGCGGACCTTTGCCGGCACACTTGAAAACCCTTCTGAAGGTTACCGGTCTTTGTACGATAAAGCTTCAGAAAAAGCCAGTGCCGGCTATTACAGTGTGTTTCTGGAAAAATATAAAGTAAAGGCAGAGATGACGGCTGCTCCGCACAGCGGTATCATGCGCTTTACATTCCCTGCAGGCAGCCATTCCCGGATCCAGATCGATCTGGCCAGGCGCGTGGGCGGGACAGCCTCTGAAGCGTTTGTCCGGGTGGTGGATGATCATACCATTGAAGGATGGATGAAATGCACGCCTGAAGGCGGCGGCTGGGGTGATGGCGTAGGAAAGGCAGACTATACGGTGTATTTCTATACTAAATTCAGCAAGCCGCTGCGTGACTACGGTGTCTGGACGGCCACAATCCCAGATACGGCCAGCCGCAAACGGGAGGCCGTAACCAGCGCTGCCTATCAGAGGAGAGTAGCAGCAGCCAGGGTGTTAGCCGGCCAGCGGTCTTTTACAGAAAAACATATTGGCTTTTATACCGAATTTGCTACCGGTAACCAGGAAAACGTCTTTATGAAAACGGGGATTTCTTTTGTCAGTCAGGAAGGTGCCCGTGAAAATCTGATGGCTGAAATAAAAGACTGGAATTTTGACCGGGTACATCACCAGGCCGTGGACCGTTGGAATAAGGCGCTTGGCAAAATAATGATCCAGGGTGGTAGCCGGGAAGAAAAAACGGTGTTTTATACCGCGCTTTATCATACGATGATCGATCCCAGAAATATTACCGATGTGAATGGTGATTATCCGGGAGGCGATGGCAGGCCTCATCAGGCAAAGGGATTTACCAAAAGAACGATATTCAGCGGCTGGGATGTGTTTCGCAGTCAGATGCCGCTGCAGACGATTATCAATCCGGCCCTGGTCAGCGATATGATCAACTCATTGATTTCTTTAGCCGAACAGACAGATAGCAGTTATTTTCCCCGCTGGGAACTTTTTAACGCTTATACCGGGTGTATGATAGGCAACCCTGCGGTATCCATGATCGCGGATGCTTACAGTAAAGGTATCAGAAGTTATGATCTTCAAAAGGCCTATCAGTATAGTCTTGGCACCGTCCGAAAATTTGATAACGGCCCACAAGGCTATACGCCAGGTGGCTTGAGTATCTCTGAGACCCTGGAATATGCCTATGCAGACTGGTGCCTCTCTGTACTGGCAGCTGATCTGGGCAAGTCCGCAGATGCCCGGCTCTATGCGAACAAAGCCATGGATTACAAACATATCTTTGACAAGGAAAAGCATTGGTTCCGGCCTAAAAATAAAGACGGTTCCTGGCAGAGGTGGCCGGAAAACGGCCGTCTGACACAGAACTATGGCACGATAGAAAGCAATCCTTATCAGCAGGGATGGTTTGTGCCTCAGGATGTAGATGGTATGGTGGCTATGATGGGCGGACCAGAGAAAGTTAAAAATGATCTGACCTATATGTTTGAGCATACGCCGGAAAACTTTATGTGGAATGATTATTATAACCATGCCAATGAACCGGTGCACCATGTGCCTTTTCTTTTTAACCGGGTGGGTGCACCCTGGCTGACGCAGCAGTGGACCAGAAGGATCTGTGCCGGGGCATACCACAATAAAGTGGAAGGTCTGGTCGGCAATGAAGATGTAGGACAGATGTCGGCCTGGTATGTACTGGCAGCTGCAGGCATTCATCCCGTCTGCCCGGGAGACCCGCGTTATGAGATCACTTCTCCTGTTTTTTCTAAAATCCGCTTTAAATTGATGGCGCCCTATGCAAGCGGCAAAAATTTTACCATCATAGCCAAAAACAATAGTGAAAAGAACATTTATATCCAGTCCGCCAAACTCAATGGGAAACCTTATAACAAATGTTATCTGATGCATAGTGATATGGCGGCCGGCGGTACGCTTGAACTGGTGATGGGAGACAGGCCAAATAAATCCTGGGGGGCGGAGCCTTAA
- the lnt gene encoding apolipoprotein N-acyltransferase — MLKFKRSVLRPRTGGRALLSGLLTTVAITQFSPVLVWCCFVPLFTLLSTGSVKTAVKAGVYFGAALSLGLFFWMIPGASRFTGHPTLYGWLGLVVAGTFFCLFFGLISGVFSCLKWRGKNHLVCIDTLLISSFFCLGEAFLEKITTGGPWLRFHAGFPLAASRYGIQPAAWLGVYGLSFVVVAVNYLFSLAIRRKAWHGLILPAGVIVLYLASGYLLKLHFEQTRPAGKRITVAILTENTPPETKWNDQTGNQLAQGLLRLSRQAAAAKPDIALWSESAIPWTYRKDDDLVAAVLKNTAPAGLTHILGMNTVTGKENVVYNSAYVITSDGRVSGRYDKQVLLSLIEEPVGGLLLPFMSSGGYSAMPGPGKDPVLTPVGKAGILICNESMQQELARSAVQKGAVFLCNLSNDGWFSDSYLPGAHFYNARLRAVETRKDMVVNSNLGYSGLIRASGDINFMQKTDHPTVALASIEENRSQPLAVRYPWLSLYFCLGLVLALLILRSLSIGQPTK, encoded by the coding sequence ATGCTAAAATTCAAACGTAGCGTCCTTCGCCCCCGAACTGGCGGGCGGGCACTACTGTCCGGTCTGCTTACAACTGTCGCTATTACCCAGTTCAGCCCGGTACTGGTATGGTGCTGTTTTGTTCCCTTATTCACGCTGCTATCGACCGGCTCGGTAAAAACGGCCGTTAAGGCTGGTGTGTATTTTGGCGCGGCGTTGTCTCTGGGACTGTTTTTTTGGATGATACCCGGTGCCAGCCGTTTCACCGGTCACCCGACACTGTATGGCTGGTTAGGCCTGGTTGTGGCTGGTACCTTTTTTTGTCTTTTTTTCGGATTGATCAGCGGTGTTTTCAGCTGTTTAAAATGGCGGGGAAAAAACCACCTTGTCTGTATAGATACATTACTCATCAGCAGTTTTTTTTGCCTGGGAGAAGCGTTCCTTGAAAAGATTACGACCGGTGGTCCCTGGTTGCGTTTTCATGCTGGCTTTCCCCTGGCCGCCAGCCGCTATGGGATACAGCCGGCTGCCTGGCTGGGCGTGTACGGGTTGTCCTTTGTTGTTGTGGCCGTAAACTATTTGTTCTCACTGGCTATCCGGCGAAAAGCCTGGCACGGGCTTATACTGCCGGCAGGGGTTATCGTGTTGTATTTGGCTAGCGGTTATCTGCTAAAACTTCATTTTGAGCAAACACGACCAGCCGGTAAAAGAATAACAGTCGCCATCTTGACAGAAAACACGCCACCGGAAACCAAATGGAATGATCAGACCGGCAACCAATTGGCACAAGGGCTCTTGCGGCTGAGCCGTCAGGCAGCCGCAGCAAAGCCAGACATCGCGCTATGGTCGGAGTCCGCCATTCCCTGGACTTATCGTAAAGACGATGATCTGGTAGCCGCCGTTTTAAAGAATACAGCGCCGGCTGGTCTTACCCATATACTGGGCATGAATACAGTTACTGGAAAGGAAAATGTTGTCTATAATTCAGCCTACGTCATTACATCAGATGGACGGGTGAGCGGCAGATATGACAAACAGGTATTATTATCGCTGATTGAAGAGCCCGTTGGAGGACTGCTGCTTCCTTTTATGAGCAGCGGCGGTTACTCTGCCATGCCCGGCCCCGGCAAAGACCCTGTTCTTACGCCTGTGGGTAAGGCAGGTATACTGATCTGCAACGAATCGATGCAGCAGGAGCTGGCCCGGAGCGCCGTTCAAAAAGGCGCCGTTTTCCTGTGTAATCTGAGCAACGACGGCTGGTTCAGTGACAGTTATCTGCCGGGTGCGCACTTTTATAATGCTAGACTCAGAGCCGTTGAAACCAGAAAAGATATGGTGGTTAACAGTAACCTCGGGTATTCGGGACTGATTCGAGCTTCAGGCGATATCAACTTTATGCAAAAGACCGACCACCCGACAGTAGCGCTGGCCAGCATAGAGGAAAATCGTTCGCAGCCACTGGCCGTCAGATATCCATGGCTGTCACTGTATTTTTGTTTGGGGCTGGTATTGGCTTTGCTGATTTTGAGGTCTTTGTCAATCGGTCAGCCAACAAAATAA